One Micromonospora craniellae genomic region harbors:
- the bsaP gene encoding biotin synthase auxiliary protein BsaP produces the protein MPMGELVGTWCDRCGEAVATGTHQGCAAARVLEPPRYCAGCRRRMKVQVLPVGWSATCVEHGERRG, from the coding sequence ATGCCGATGGGCGAGTTGGTCGGGACGTGGTGCGACCGCTGCGGCGAGGCCGTGGCGACCGGCACGCACCAGGGCTGCGCGGCGGCCCGGGTGCTCGAACCGCCCCGGTACTGCGCCGGATGCCGACGCCGGATGAAGGTGCAGGTGCTACCGGTCGGCTGGTCCGCGACCTGCGTAGAGCACGGCGAACGGCGAGGCTGA
- the bioD gene encoding dethiobiotin synthase yields MCAMTDQWRGPVLVTGTDTEVGKTVVTAAIAAAAQAAGLRVAVIKPGQTGTATGEPGDVEAVTRLSAPMTARTLAAYPDPLAPLAAARVAELPPLELYNAVDAIREEADKHDLVLVEGAGGLLVPMGLRPSGEAWTVADLAVSLGAPAVVVARAGLGTINHTALTLEALDRRAVPAGVVIGAWPADPELVHWANVSDLLPNLLGALPSGAGAMDPGVFRRSAPGWLTPALYGVLDDWRAWADEIN; encoded by the coding sequence ATGTGCGCCATGACGGATCAGTGGCGCGGACCGGTGCTGGTCACCGGGACCGACACCGAGGTCGGCAAGACGGTGGTGACCGCGGCGATAGCGGCCGCCGCGCAGGCGGCCGGGCTGCGGGTGGCGGTGATCAAACCCGGCCAGACCGGTACGGCCACCGGGGAGCCCGGCGACGTCGAGGCGGTCACCCGGCTCTCCGCCCCGATGACGGCCCGCACCCTGGCCGCCTACCCCGATCCGCTCGCCCCGCTGGCCGCCGCCCGGGTGGCCGAGCTGCCGCCGCTGGAGCTGTACAACGCCGTCGACGCGATCCGCGAGGAGGCGGACAAGCACGACCTCGTGCTGGTCGAGGGGGCCGGCGGGCTGCTCGTACCGATGGGGCTGCGCCCCTCGGGCGAGGCGTGGACGGTGGCCGACCTGGCGGTGTCGTTGGGCGCCCCGGCGGTGGTGGTGGCCCGTGCCGGGCTGGGCACCATCAACCACACCGCGCTCACCCTGGAGGCGCTGGACCGGCGGGCGGTGCCGGCGGGGGTGGTGATCGGCGCCTGGCCGGCCGACCCGGAGCTGGTGCACTGGGCCAACGTCAGCGACCTGCTGCCGAACCTGCTCGGCGCGCTGCCGTCCGGGGCCGGGGCGATGGATCCGGGCGTGTTCCGGCGGTCCGCGCCGGGCTGGCTCACCCCCGCGCTGTACGGCGTGCTCGACGACTGGCGGGCCTGGGCCGACGAGATCAACTGA
- a CDS encoding TetR/AcrR family transcriptional regulator, with product MTRRAAEIRLDALLRTACDVIVQRGLANTRTADVAQAAGVSQALVFYHFATKERLLAQAFAYAVEQDLARLDTVTRSSAPPLTKLRRILRLYTPAGRPTSWSMWIDGWSESLRTPELEKVSRKLDLRWRQDLATVISDGVREGVFECADPAGAAWRINAVMDGLAVQLAVHDRVISRRQFAEWVRLVTARELGLDPAQLD from the coding sequence GTGACGAGACGTGCGGCCGAGATCCGCCTGGATGCCCTGCTGCGCACCGCTTGTGACGTGATCGTGCAGCGTGGGCTGGCGAACACCCGAACGGCGGACGTGGCGCAGGCCGCCGGGGTGAGCCAGGCCCTGGTCTTCTACCACTTCGCCACCAAGGAACGGCTGCTCGCCCAGGCCTTCGCGTACGCGGTCGAGCAGGATCTGGCCCGACTGGACACGGTGACCCGGTCGAGCGCCCCGCCGCTGACCAAGCTGCGCCGCATCCTGCGGCTCTACACGCCCGCCGGCCGGCCCACCTCCTGGTCCATGTGGATCGACGGCTGGTCGGAGTCGCTGCGTACCCCGGAGTTGGAGAAGGTCTCCCGCAAGCTCGACCTGCGCTGGCGACAGGACCTCGCCACCGTGATCTCCGACGGGGTCCGTGAGGGCGTCTTCGAGTGTGCCGACCCGGCCGGCGCGGCCTGGCGGATCAACGCGGTCATGGACGGCCTGGCGGTCCAGCTCGCCGTGCACGACCGGGTGATCTCCCGGCGGCAGTTCGCCGAGTGGGTCCGCCTGGTGACCGCCCGCGAACTGGGTCTCGACCCCGCGCAGCTCGACTGA
- a CDS encoding extracellular solute-binding protein, whose product MTAPVSRRSLLGLAGLGTGAFLLGGCGGGESDSPGSPQTINWWHIQNTEPMLPVWADMARLYSGRHPNVTIEIEPLENEIFKAELAEITKQGAPPDLFQSWGGGLLRQQVEAGLVKDITAEVEPWIGQLLPAALQPYTIDGRIYGIPFDVGMTGFWYNRDHFSDAGITSPPTTWTGLLEAVGKLKARGITPIALAGKDKWPGHFYWAYLAMRVGGLEALRRAGETGNFDTPDFVTAGERLQELVDLRPFQRNWRNAEYGTEDGQGATMGNGDAAMELMGQWAPSIQASSSKSKRGIGNQLGFFTFPTVEGGKGDATDAFGGGNGFAVGRDAPPATVDFLRSLLRSDNQRRAAETGAVLPTNLAAVGRIKDPNNQVVAAHLAVASGFQLYLDQAYPPAVGQQVNDSVAELMVGRKRPDQIVRDITAVAKSQQ is encoded by the coding sequence ATGACAGCACCCGTCTCCCGTAGGTCACTGCTCGGTCTGGCCGGTCTCGGCACCGGCGCGTTCCTGCTCGGAGGGTGCGGCGGGGGTGAGTCCGACAGCCCCGGCAGCCCGCAGACGATCAACTGGTGGCACATCCAGAACACCGAGCCGATGCTGCCGGTCTGGGCCGACATGGCACGGCTGTACTCTGGCCGGCACCCGAATGTCACGATCGAGATCGAGCCGCTGGAGAACGAGATCTTCAAGGCCGAGTTGGCCGAGATCACCAAGCAGGGCGCGCCACCGGACCTGTTCCAGTCGTGGGGCGGCGGCCTGTTGCGTCAGCAGGTGGAGGCGGGCCTGGTCAAGGACATCACCGCCGAGGTGGAGCCGTGGATCGGGCAGTTGCTGCCGGCCGCGTTGCAGCCCTACACGATCGACGGACGGATCTACGGCATCCCGTTCGACGTCGGCATGACCGGCTTCTGGTACAACCGGGACCACTTCTCCGACGCCGGCATCACCTCGCCGCCGACCACCTGGACCGGGCTGCTGGAGGCGGTGGGCAAGCTCAAGGCGCGTGGCATCACCCCCATCGCGCTCGCCGGCAAGGACAAGTGGCCGGGGCACTTCTACTGGGCGTACCTGGCGATGCGCGTCGGTGGCCTGGAGGCCCTGCGCCGCGCAGGTGAGACCGGCAACTTCGACACCCCGGATTTCGTGACCGCGGGTGAGCGCCTCCAGGAGCTGGTCGATCTCAGGCCGTTCCAGCGGAACTGGCGGAACGCGGAGTACGGCACGGAGGACGGCCAGGGCGCGACGATGGGCAACGGCGATGCCGCGATGGAGCTGATGGGCCAGTGGGCGCCCTCGATCCAGGCGTCGTCGTCGAAGAGCAAGCGCGGCATCGGCAACCAGCTCGGCTTCTTCACCTTCCCGACCGTGGAGGGCGGCAAGGGCGACGCCACCGACGCGTTCGGCGGCGGCAACGGCTTCGCGGTCGGCCGTGACGCGCCGCCCGCGACGGTGGACTTCCTGCGCTCGCTGCTGCGGTCGGACAATCAGCGTCGGGCCGCCGAGACCGGGGCCGTGCTCCCCACCAACCTGGCTGCCGTGGGCCGGATCAAGGACCCGAACAACCAGGTGGTGGCGGCGCACCTGGCCGTCGCGAGCGGTTTCCAGCTCTACCTCGACCAGGCGTACCCGCCGGCGGTCGGTCAGCAGGTCAACGACAGCGTCGCCGAGCTGATGGTCGGCCGCAAACGGCCGGATCAGATCGTCAGGGACATCACCGCGGTGGCAAAGAGCCAGCAGTGA
- the bioB gene encoding biotin synthase BioB yields MPEILDQARTQVLEGGVGLDQAGVLAVLNLPDEHLTATLQLAHEVRMRWCGPEVEVEGIVSLKTGGCPEDCHFCSQSGLFTSPVRSVWLDIPSLVEAAKQTAATGATEFCIVAAVRGPDARLMTQMREGVAAIKAEVDIQVAASLGMLSQEQVDELVDVGVHRYNHNLETCRSYFPNVVTTHSWEERWETLRMVRESGMEVCCGGILGLGETVEQRAEFAAQLAELDPHEVPLNFLNPRPGTPLGDRPVVEGKDALRAIAAFRLAMPRTILRYAGGREITLGDLGTRDGLLGGINAVIVGNYLTTLGRPATDDLKMLDDLKMPVKALSATL; encoded by the coding sequence ATGCCAGAGATCCTCGACCAGGCCCGTACCCAGGTGCTGGAGGGTGGCGTCGGTCTGGACCAGGCCGGTGTCCTCGCGGTGCTGAACCTGCCCGACGAGCACCTGACCGCCACGCTCCAACTCGCCCACGAGGTGCGGATGCGCTGGTGCGGTCCGGAGGTCGAGGTCGAGGGCATCGTCTCGCTGAAGACCGGCGGCTGCCCGGAGGACTGCCACTTCTGCTCGCAGTCCGGACTGTTCACCTCGCCGGTGCGCTCGGTCTGGCTGGACATCCCCTCGCTGGTCGAGGCGGCCAAGCAGACCGCCGCGACCGGGGCGACCGAGTTCTGCATCGTGGCCGCCGTACGCGGCCCGGACGCCCGGCTGATGACGCAGATGCGCGAGGGCGTCGCCGCGATCAAGGCCGAGGTCGACATCCAGGTCGCCGCCTCGCTCGGCATGCTCAGCCAGGAGCAGGTCGACGAACTGGTCGACGTGGGTGTGCACCGGTACAACCACAACCTGGAGACCTGCCGGTCGTACTTCCCGAACGTGGTCACCACGCACTCCTGGGAGGAGCGCTGGGAGACCCTGCGGATGGTCCGCGAATCCGGCATGGAGGTCTGCTGCGGTGGCATCCTCGGCCTCGGCGAGACGGTCGAACAGCGGGCCGAGTTCGCCGCCCAGCTCGCCGAGCTGGACCCGCACGAGGTGCCGCTGAACTTCCTCAACCCCCGGCCGGGCACCCCGCTCGGTGACCGCCCGGTGGTCGAGGGCAAGGACGCGCTGCGGGCCATCGCCGCGTTCCGGCTGGCCATGCCGCGCACCATCCTGCGGTACGCGGGCGGCCGGGAGATCACCCTCGGTGACCTGGGCACCCGGGACGGCCTGCTCGGCGGCATCAACGCGGTGATCGTCGGCAACTACCTGACCACCCTCGGTCGACCGGCCACCGACGACCTCAAGATGCTCGACGACCTCAAGATGCCGGTCAAGGCGCTGTCGGCGACGCTCTGA
- a CDS encoding DUF6458 family protein, with translation MGIGTSVFLLALGAILAFAVNASIGGLDLDVVGWILMGAGVLGLIMTTLLWGRRRQVVAAEQPAEYRRVEERRDVAPPL, from the coding sequence ATGGGTATCGGAACAAGTGTTTTTCTGCTCGCGCTCGGCGCGATCCTCGCCTTCGCGGTCAACGCCAGCATCGGTGGTCTCGACCTGGACGTGGTCGGCTGGATCCTGATGGGCGCCGGCGTACTCGGTCTGATCATGACCACCCTGCTCTGGGGACGCCGCCGTCAGGTGGTCGCCGCCGAGCAGCCGGCCGAGTACCGCCGGGTCGAGGAGCGCCGGGACGTCGCGCCGCCGCTGTGA
- a CDS encoding LacI family DNA-binding transcriptional regulator, translating into MAANDNRTVTIAAIARLAGVSVPTVSRVINGRSDVAPQTRQRVEELLTRHGYRRRPPSMRASSGLVDLVFNDLDSPWAVEIIRGVEDVAHAAGVGTVVSAIHRRTSSAKQWLDNIRTRSTEGVIFVTSTLEAPQQAELRRLNIPVVIVDPAGVPAQDAPMIGATNWAGSLRATEYLIGLGHRRIGFIAGPPQLMCSRARMDGYRAALETAGIPVDDRLIQAGNFYHEAGFSGGVRLLGLVDPPTAIFASSDQMALGVYEAVRQRGLRVPDDVSVVGFDDLPEVRWSSPPLTTVRQPLAEMGMLAARTVLRLAKGEKVESPRIELATELVVRDSAAAPRS; encoded by the coding sequence GTGGCTGCCAACGACAATCGCACAGTGACCATCGCAGCGATCGCCCGCCTGGCCGGGGTGTCGGTGCCGACGGTGTCGCGGGTGATCAACGGGCGTTCGGATGTGGCGCCGCAGACGCGTCAGCGGGTGGAGGAGTTGCTGACGCGGCATGGGTATCGGCGGCGTCCGCCGAGCATGCGGGCGAGTTCGGGGTTGGTGGATCTGGTTTTCAATGATCTGGACAGCCCGTGGGCGGTGGAGATCATTCGGGGTGTGGAGGACGTCGCGCACGCTGCCGGGGTCGGCACCGTGGTCTCCGCCATCCACCGCCGTACCTCCTCGGCGAAGCAGTGGCTCGACAACATCAGGACCCGCTCCACCGAGGGGGTCATCTTCGTGACCTCCACGCTGGAAGCGCCGCAGCAGGCCGAGTTGCGCCGCCTCAACATCCCGGTGGTGATCGTCGACCCGGCCGGTGTCCCCGCCCAGGACGCGCCGATGATCGGTGCCACCAACTGGGCCGGCAGCCTGCGGGCCACCGAGTACCTGATCGGGCTGGGGCACCGGCGGATCGGGTTCATCGCCGGGCCGCCGCAGTTGATGTGCAGCCGGGCCCGGATGGACGGCTACCGGGCGGCGCTGGAGACGGCCGGCATACCCGTCGACGACCGGCTGATCCAGGCCGGCAACTTCTATCACGAGGCCGGATTCTCCGGCGGGGTGCGGTTGCTGGGGTTGGTCGATCCGCCGACGGCGATCTTCGCGTCCAGTGACCAGATGGCGTTGGGGGTGTACGAGGCGGTCCGGCAGCGGGGGCTTCGGGTGCCTGACGACGTCAGTGTGGTGGGTTTCGACGATCTGCCGGAGGTGCGCTGGTCCTCACCCCCGTTGACCACGGTGCGTCAGCCGTTGGCGGAGATGGGGATGCTGGCGGCGCGTACGGTGCTGCGGTTGGCCAAGGGGGAGAAGGTGGAGAGTCCCCGGATCGAGTTGGCCACCGAACTGGTCGTCCGGGACAGCGCGGCGGCGCCGAGGAGCTGA
- a CDS encoding cytochrome P450 encodes MLFRAWEQAPEATGSAGAGADVARVVDHVGGVHLLVTRHALVRQVLTDQVTYRPDNALDAVTPIPVAALRVLAAHRFRLPPTLANNGGADHPEIRALVADALHPRRVADQRDWLAALVRRRVAGLDAALDEGVPVDLHAGLAADLPLLVLARLVELPDAPVAAVKEFARAALELFWAPLDADRQQALAVEVGRFHRVLREFAATGGGLAASLRDAGHPPDVVGGALFFLLVAGQETTSQLLTLLMHRLIGEPAVLAGLRDGSVAVADVVEEGLRLEPPIVTWRRVAAVDTTLGGTAVAAGTSVVLWLGRAGRDPGVVESPDGFRPGQRGSRRHLAFGAGVHRCVGDQLARMEAATVVTEAAPLLARVRVLRAPRYPDNLTFRMPDALVVTRDPLR; translated from the coding sequence GTGCTGTTCCGCGCCTGGGAGCAGGCCCCGGAGGCGACCGGAAGCGCCGGGGCCGGTGCCGACGTGGCCCGGGTCGTCGACCACGTCGGCGGCGTACACCTGCTGGTGACCCGGCACGCGTTGGTGCGGCAGGTGCTGACCGACCAGGTGACGTACCGGCCGGACAACGCCCTGGACGCGGTGACCCCGATCCCGGTGGCCGCGCTGCGGGTCCTCGCCGCGCACCGGTTCCGGTTGCCGCCCACGCTGGCCAACAACGGCGGCGCCGACCACCCGGAGATCCGCGCGCTGGTCGCCGACGCGCTGCACCCGAGGCGGGTGGCCGACCAGCGGGACTGGCTCGCCGCGCTGGTCCGTCGGCGGGTGGCCGGCCTGGACGCCGCGCTGGACGAGGGCGTACCCGTCGACCTGCACGCCGGGCTCGCCGCGGACCTGCCGCTGCTGGTCCTGGCCCGGCTGGTCGAACTGCCCGACGCGCCGGTGGCGGCGGTGAAGGAGTTCGCCCGCGCCGCGCTGGAGCTGTTCTGGGCACCGCTGGACGCCGACCGACAGCAGGCCCTGGCCGTCGAGGTGGGTCGCTTCCACCGGGTACTGCGCGAGTTCGCGGCCACCGGCGGCGGCCTCGCCGCGTCGCTGCGGGACGCCGGGCACCCGCCCGACGTGGTGGGCGGCGCGCTGTTCTTCCTGCTGGTCGCCGGCCAGGAGACCACGTCGCAGTTGCTCACCCTGCTGATGCACCGGCTGATCGGGGAACCGGCCGTACTCGCCGGGCTGCGCGACGGCTCGGTGGCGGTCGCCGACGTGGTCGAGGAGGGGCTGCGGCTGGAACCGCCGATCGTCACCTGGCGGCGCGTCGCCGCCGTCGACACCACGCTGGGCGGGACGGCGGTGGCGGCGGGCACCAGCGTGGTGCTCTGGCTGGGCCGCGCCGGACGCGACCCGGGCGTGGTGGAGTCGCCGGACGGGTTCCGGCCGGGGCAGCGCGGGTCACGCCGGCACCTGGCCTTCGGCGCGGGTGTGCACCGCTGCGTGGGCGACCAGCTCGCCCGGATGGAGGCGGCGACCGTGGTGACCGAGGCCGCCCCGCTGCTGGCCCGGGTACGCGTGCTCCGCGCACCCCGCTACCCGGACAACCTCACCTTCCGGATGCCGGACGCTCTGGTCGTGACGCGCGACCCGCTCAGGTGA
- a CDS encoding polysaccharide deacetylase family protein, which yields MPPSTQPRHTPYPAVTLRLGIGPPPARPVEVIDTGQVLCLTFDDGPHPVHTPRLLDVLAAHDVRAIFFLQGSQVVKHPDLVRRITAAGHALGNHSMRHDDMSTWAAGRIASDLLQTNAVIRQAVPYARVGYFRAPYGAWGQTPTVAAALGMRPMGWRLAVTDWEPPGTDELLRRLTDGTVPGAVVLLHDGGGDRSQTVDAVDRFVPSARTAGWRFALPDSSGRH from the coding sequence ATGCCACCGTCCACCCAGCCTCGGCACACCCCCTACCCCGCCGTCACGCTCCGGCTGGGCATCGGGCCCCCACCGGCACGCCCGGTCGAGGTGATCGACACCGGGCAGGTCCTCTGCCTCACCTTCGACGACGGACCACACCCGGTCCACACCCCGCGCCTGCTCGACGTGCTGGCAGCCCACGATGTCCGGGCGATCTTCTTCCTGCAGGGCAGCCAGGTCGTCAAGCACCCCGACCTGGTCCGCCGGATCACCGCCGCCGGTCACGCGCTCGGTAACCACAGCATGCGGCACGACGACATGAGCACCTGGGCCGCCGGCCGCATCGCCTCGGACCTGTTGCAGACCAACGCGGTGATCCGGCAGGCCGTGCCGTACGCCCGGGTCGGCTACTTCCGCGCCCCGTACGGCGCCTGGGGCCAGACCCCCACCGTGGCCGCCGCGCTCGGGATGCGGCCGATGGGCTGGCGGCTCGCCGTCACCGACTGGGAGCCACCCGGCACCGACGAACTGCTGCGGCGACTCACCGACGGCACCGTACCCGGCGCGGTGGTGCTGCTGCACGACGGCGGCGGAGACCGCAGCCAGACCGTCGACGCCGTCGATCGCTTCGTGCCGTCGGCGCGTACCGCAGGATGGCGCTTCGCCCTGCCCGACAGCAGCGGCCGTCACTGA
- a CDS encoding class I SAM-dependent methyltransferase, with amino-acid sequence MSALSTAFVQLHARLGPVAFVPEVRLHQADEPIGLWELTEGEFRSDRPPPFWAFAWAGGQGLARYVTDHPALVAGRRVLDLASGSGLVAIAAARAGAAAVRAVEVDELAVAAVALNAEANGVRVDAELGDVLDRDAGDAEVVLAGDVFYSEAMANRVLRFLLRATRSGATVLVGDPGRAFLPKDRFDELAAYDVPVSEALESVRVKRTTVWRLRAGRPSAAR; translated from the coding sequence GTGTCCGCGCTCTCCACCGCTTTCGTCCAACTGCACGCCCGGCTCGGCCCCGTCGCCTTCGTACCCGAGGTGCGGCTGCACCAGGCGGACGAGCCGATCGGCCTGTGGGAGCTGACCGAGGGCGAGTTCCGCAGCGACCGGCCACCGCCGTTCTGGGCCTTCGCCTGGGCCGGCGGCCAGGGCCTCGCCCGGTACGTCACCGATCATCCGGCGCTCGTCGCCGGCCGGCGGGTCCTCGACCTGGCCTCCGGCTCCGGCCTGGTGGCCATCGCCGCCGCCCGGGCCGGCGCCGCCGCCGTGCGCGCGGTGGAGGTCGACGAACTGGCCGTCGCGGCGGTCGCGCTCAACGCCGAGGCCAACGGCGTACGCGTCGACGCCGAACTCGGCGACGTCCTCGATCGGGACGCCGGGGACGCCGAGGTGGTCCTCGCCGGGGACGTGTTCTACAGCGAGGCGATGGCCAACCGGGTGCTGCGGTTCCTGCTGCGCGCCACCCGGTCCGGCGCCACCGTGCTGGTCGGCGATCCCGGACGGGCCTTCCTGCCCAAGGATCGCTTCGACGAACTGGCCGCCTACGACGTGCCGGTCAGCGAGGCGCTGGAGAGCGTACGGGTGAAGCGCACCACGGTGTGGCGGCTGCGCGCGGGACGGCCCTCGGCGGCCCGCTAG
- a CDS encoding 8-amino-7-oxononanoate synthase yields the protein MADWLAALARRADLRAKAGLTRRLSPRTADDAVVDLAGNDYLGLSAHPEVVAAAAKALSEYGLGATGSRLVRGSTGAHHALEETLADWLGVDRSLVFSSGYLANLGAVRALVRPRTLLVSDAHNHASLIDGCRISGAETVVTPHADVDAVATALAAAPDRPAVVVTESVFSVDGDLAPLARLHATARVHGAVLLVDDAHALGVVGPTGAGAVAAAGLTGEPDVVVTATLSKALGGAGGVVAGPAEFVRHLVETARTFIYDTALPPAVAAGVHAAVGLARDGDGLRAELAARAALAVDRLRAAGLDVSAPDAAVVSVTAPGPEAATDWAAACRETGVAVGCFRPPSTPDSRSRLRLTIGAGPSRADFERALEVIVECAP from the coding sequence GTGGCGGACTGGCTGGCGGCCCTGGCACGCCGCGCCGACCTGCGGGCGAAGGCGGGACTCACCCGCCGCTTGTCTCCGCGTACCGCCGACGACGCCGTGGTGGACCTGGCCGGCAACGACTACCTGGGCCTGTCCGCACACCCCGAGGTGGTCGCCGCGGCGGCGAAGGCGCTGTCCGAGTACGGGCTGGGCGCGACCGGTTCGCGGCTGGTCCGTGGCTCCACCGGCGCCCACCACGCGTTGGAGGAGACCCTCGCCGACTGGCTCGGCGTCGACCGGTCGCTGGTCTTCTCCTCCGGCTACCTGGCCAACCTCGGCGCGGTCCGGGCCCTGGTGCGCCCCCGCACGCTGCTGGTCTCCGACGCGCACAACCACGCCAGCCTGATCGACGGGTGCCGGATCTCCGGCGCGGAGACCGTGGTGACCCCGCACGCCGACGTCGACGCGGTCGCGACGGCCCTGGCTGCGGCCCCCGACCGTCCGGCGGTGGTGGTCACCGAGTCGGTCTTCTCCGTCGACGGTGACCTGGCGCCGCTGGCGCGGCTGCACGCGACCGCCCGCGTGCACGGTGCGGTGCTGCTGGTCGACGACGCGCACGCGCTCGGTGTCGTCGGCCCGACCGGGGCCGGCGCGGTGGCCGCCGCCGGGCTGACCGGCGAGCCGGACGTGGTGGTCACCGCCACCCTGTCCAAGGCGCTCGGTGGCGCCGGCGGGGTGGTGGCCGGTCCGGCCGAGTTCGTCAGGCACCTGGTGGAGACGGCGCGGACCTTCATCTACGACACCGCCCTGCCGCCGGCTGTGGCCGCCGGGGTGCACGCCGCCGTCGGGCTGGCCCGCGACGGCGACGGCCTCCGGGCCGAGTTGGCCGCCCGGGCCGCGCTCGCGGTGGACCGCCTGCGCGCCGCCGGCCTGGACGTCTCCGCCCCGGACGCCGCCGTCGTCTCGGTCACCGCGCCCGGCCCGGAGGCGGCGACCGACTGGGCCGCCGCCTGCCGCGAGACGGGCGTGGCGGTCGGCTGCTTCCGGCCGCCCTCCACTCCGGACAGCCGTTCCCGGCTGCGGCTGACCATCGGTGCCGGGCCGTCGCGGGCGGATTTCGAGCGGGCCCTGGAGGTCATCGTGGAATGTGCGCCATGA
- a CDS encoding LacI family DNA-binding transcriptional regulator, which produces MVARETRRVTISAIADLAGVSVPTVSRVINGRSDVAPQTRQRVEELLTRHGYRRRPPSMRASSGLVDLVFNDLDSPWAVEIIRGVEDVAHAAGVGTVVSAIHRQTAPAEQWLNGLRGRGTEGVIFVLSMVEAPMRAELRRMDVPVVIVDADGLPPQDAPTVGATNWAGGLRATEYLIGLGHRRIGFIAGPPQLMCSRARMDGYRAALEAAGLVFDDALVRPGDFYHESGFVGGTRLLGLVDPPTAIFASSDQMALGVYEAVRQRGLRVPDDVSVVGFDDLPEVRWSSPPMTTVRQPLAEMGMLAARTVLRLAKGEKVESPRIELATELVVRDSAAAPATG; this is translated from the coding sequence GTGGTTGCCAGAGAGACCCGCAGGGTCACCATTTCGGCGATCGCCGATCTGGCCGGGGTGTCGGTGCCGACGGTGTCGCGGGTGATCAACGGGCGTTCGGATGTGGCGCCGCAGACGCGTCAGCGGGTGGAGGAGTTGCTGACGCGGCATGGGTATCGGCGGCGTCCGCCGAGCATGCGGGCGAGTTCGGGGTTGGTGGATCTGGTTTTCAATGATCTGGACAGCCCGTGGGCGGTGGAGATCATTCGGGGTGTGGAGGACGTCGCGCACGCTGCCGGGGTCGGCACCGTGGTCTCCGCCATCCACCGGCAGACGGCCCCCGCCGAGCAGTGGCTCAACGGCCTGCGTGGACGGGGCACCGAGGGCGTCATCTTCGTGCTCTCGATGGTGGAGGCCCCGATGCGGGCCGAGTTGCGGCGGATGGACGTCCCGGTGGTGATCGTGGACGCCGACGGCCTGCCGCCGCAGGATGCGCCCACGGTCGGCGCCACCAACTGGGCGGGTGGTCTGCGGGCCACCGAGTACCTGATCGGGCTGGGGCACCGGCGGATCGGGTTCATCGCCGGGCCGCCGCAGTTGATGTGCAGCCGGGCCCGGATGGACGGCTACCGGGCGGCGCTGGAGGCCGCCGGGCTGGTCTTCGACGACGCGCTGGTCCGCCCGGGCGACTTCTATCACGAGTCCGGTTTCGTCGGCGGAACCCGCCTGTTGGGGTTGGTCGATCCGCCGACGGCGATCTTCGCGTCCAGTGACCAGATGGCGTTGGGGGTGTACGAGGCGGTCCGGCAGCGGGGGCTTCGGGTGCCTGACGACGTCAGTGTGGTGGGTTTCGACGATCTGCCGGAGGTGCGCTGGTCCTCACCGCCGATGACCACGGTGCGTCAGCCGTTGGCGGAGATGGGGATGCTGGCGGCGCGTACGGTGCTGCGGTTGGCCAAGGGGGAGAAGGTGGAGAGTCCCCGGATCGAGTTGGCCACCGAACTGGTCGTCCGGGACAGCGCCGCCGCGCCCGCCACCGGATGA